A genomic window from Silene latifolia isolate original U9 population chromosome 11, ASM4854445v1, whole genome shotgun sequence includes:
- the LOC141610639 gene encoding formiminotransferase cyclodeaminase-like protein: MLKLMLACCKIYISESRNKAALEAIERAAKLCSEARIVNKFEDETYNRVGYTLVSKLRPSSSLDSCPLKDAALAMVTSAFKNIDFDTHSGTHPRLGVVDHICFHPLANTSLEQTANVAKSLASDVGNIVEVPTYLYGAAHEKGRTLDSIRRELGYFSPNTQGNVWAGGSKSQRLPLAPDEGPSQADSSKGVVVIGTTKWVDNYNVPVFSTNISAVRGIAKHVSERGGGLPAVQAMALVHEEGVIEVACNLLDPQQVGGEKVQDEVERLAVEEGMVAGKGYFTDFSRDEVIKMFLEEGN, encoded by the exons ATGCTGAAGCTAATGCTTGCTTGTTGCAAGATTTACATTTCGGAAAGCCGAAACAAGGCTGCTCTAGAAGCAATTGAGCGAGCTGCAAAACTCTGCAGTGAAGCTAGGATAGTCAATAAGTTTGAAGATGAGACTTATAACCGAGTTGGGTATACACTTGTATCTAAACTACGTCCGAGTTCATCCTTGGATTCTTGCCCGCTAAAAGATGCTGCACTTGCAATGGTCACATCTGCgttcaaaaacattgattttgaTACGCATAGTGGAACTCATCCTCGGCTTGGAGTTGTGGATCATATTTGCTTTCATCCATTAGCCAATACTTCTCTGGAACAAACAGCTAATGTTGCAAAGTCTCTGGCATCTGATGTTGGAAATATTGTGGAAG TCCCCACTTATCTTTACGGAGCTGCACATGAAAAAGGAAGGACACTGGATTCTATACGAAGAGAGCTTGGGTATTTCAGCCCAAATACTCAGGGAAATGTATGGGCTGGAGGGTCCAAATCACAGCGTTTACCTCTTGCTCCTGATGAAGGACCAAGTCAGGCTGACAGCTCCAAAGGCGTTGTTGTGATTGGGACGACTAAGTGGGTGGACAACTACAATGTACCAGTTTTTTCGACTAATATTTCAGCTGTTCGTGGAATTGCAAAACACGTCAGTGAAAGGGGAGGTGGACTTCCAGCGGTACAAGCCATGGCGCTTGTTCACGAGGAAGGTGTCATTGAGGTTGCCTGCAATTTGTTGGACCCACAACAGGTGGGAGGAGAGAAAGTTCAGGATGAAGTTGAGCGCCTTGCAGTGGAAGAAGGTATGGTTGCTGGAAAGGGTTATTTCACTGATTTTTCTCGAGACGAAGTCATCAAAATGTTCTTGGAAGAAGGAAATTGA
- the LOC141612594 gene encoding uncharacterized protein LOC141612594, which yields MDDFLDASTNLPETQMQEGYKDGYKDGLIKGKLDAYDVGLKHGFQSGEEIGFYRGLVDVWTSVIRVEPGFFSTRVKKSVEQLNELIHEYPFMNPEDENKDVVTDKIRLKFKAICATLGVKLEYKGYPKLDHGKDF from the coding sequence ATGGATGATTTCTTAGACGCATCAACAAACCTCCCTGAAACCCAGATGCAAGAAGGTTACAAAGATGGCTACAAAGATGGTTTAATCAAAGGCAAACTAGATGCATACGATGTGGGTCTTAAACACGGGTTTCAATCCGGTGAAGAAATCGGGTTTTATCGCGGTTTAGTTGATGTTTGGACTTCTGTTATTCGTGTCGAACCCGGGTTTTTCTCAACTCGGGTTAAGAAGAGTGTAGAACAGCTTAATGAGCTGATTCATGAATACCCTTTTATGAATCCTGAAGATGAGAATAAAGATGTTGTGACTGATAAAATTAGGTTGAAGTTTAAGGCAATTTGTGCTACTTTGGGTGTTAAATTGGAGTATAAAGGATATCCTAAATTGGATCATGGAAAAGATTTTTAA